The proteins below come from a single Roseiconus lacunae genomic window:
- a CDS encoding DUF7133 domain-containing protein, protein MDGRQYNDHPQTTPLRFTRPTRPVFLKFAAFMKFAAFVAGLGLAFASTQGNCDDAEWIWANGSTAEQSIPRGAQCYFRKPINLKVAAEVRIEIAADDEYELFVNGHPVGRSVSSREVIQYDATEHFNVGRNIVAVRVINRNGDTAALVARVAVRPTNSDRWYTFNSDPSWKTSVRQEELWETNVFNDQLWGAAASFGTLNEVADQPAPPMKTAAAPTPPPARTSPPKATASEQPASSVLAGPTASDSVGNNSPPTETVQTETGSSESEQRERFQIQRGFGVQRILADEKIGSVLAMTFNEFGHLLVSQEGGPLLLVYDDNDDDIPETIRTYCDKVNSCQGILSLNGQVFVTGSGPEGHALYKLTDADRNGSLEKVEAIVKFTDWSGRPAKAGEHGAHGLRLGPDGMIYVAVGSHVKAIGKTGDGETYRNEYEGDLLPRYEDPSGHARGVKAPGGTIIRTNIDGSVIERVAGGLRNPYDVVFHSGGGLFVHDADMESDVDTPWYRPNAVFNVAEGGEFGWRTGWAKWPQYYLDRLPTMLDTGRGSPTGGICYEHYAFPVRFQNTLFLADWSEGRILNVRLTPRGASYAAESEVFLQGQPLNVTDLEVGPDGALYFCTGGRSTNGGVYRVIYKGDVPDRMKNLGSGIAAAIRQPQIESAWTRQKIASIKRELGDQWNQLVAGVAYSDDNPAEYRVRAMMLMQLFGPVPSEALLLELSKSNSDLVRAQAALMLGRDPGEDGEQRLIELLGDSSLPVQRAACEAMLRGKVVPDDLDALMDVISSGDRTLAYIGCKVLQTVPAEKYRQRVLESDRTREAIVGMLALVTVDHSEATALQVLERTSALMKGFLSDADFIDVLRLCQVTLHLSGVDAAKLRTLAAQVAEEFPAGESRINHEVIRLATYLKAESLADRAIAYVDSDAPYESRTLVAMCLQAMSEGWTAKQRFALLKFFEKSANRSTSGALPLYMMDVTRDFASTLSMDDLYAILEQGHVWQNAALAAIYKVERPISADVTTTLMNLDRKLRQSDEERDVERRLRTGIVALLATSEESKAGDYLRELWRDEPDRRAIIAMALSVHPDGENWDYLVRSLSLVDYEAGMEVVRALRTVEIATDDPTALRQLVLLGLKAEADGRPFKAVEQLLQHWTGMERPEGDSESPEGKSNLMQPWQQWYASVYPDRPPAVLPAADQSRWDFEELVEYLESDDGRSGDPAHGKLAFTKAKCAQCHRFGNFGEAIGPDLSGIARRFTKREIVESILYPAHVVSDQYANRKLLTLDGKVYVGMVSEQSDGKLVVRDSNNTMTVIEPDNVDQILPSNSSIMPSGLIDNLTKDEISDLMSYMGVVPAAEIAAKP, encoded by the coding sequence ATGGACGGCCGACAGTACAACGATCACCCGCAAACAACTCCGTTGCGTTTCACGCGTCCCACTCGACCTGTGTTCCTCAAGTTCGCAGCGTTCATGAAATTCGCAGCGTTCGTGGCTGGTTTGGGGCTCGCGTTTGCCAGTACACAAGGGAACTGTGACGACGCGGAATGGATTTGGGCGAATGGATCAACCGCGGAACAGTCGATCCCCAGGGGAGCGCAATGCTACTTCCGAAAGCCGATTAATCTGAAAGTCGCCGCGGAAGTTCGAATCGAGATCGCAGCGGACGACGAATATGAACTGTTCGTCAACGGCCATCCCGTCGGGCGTAGCGTATCGTCGCGTGAAGTCATCCAATACGATGCGACAGAACATTTCAATGTCGGTCGAAATATCGTTGCCGTGCGAGTGATCAATCGCAACGGTGATACCGCGGCGCTTGTCGCCCGAGTCGCGGTGCGGCCTACCAATAGCGATCGGTGGTACACGTTTAACTCCGATCCGTCGTGGAAAACGAGCGTTCGCCAAGAAGAACTTTGGGAAACGAACGTCTTTAATGATCAACTCTGGGGCGCCGCGGCCTCGTTTGGCACACTGAATGAAGTGGCCGATCAACCCGCTCCTCCGATGAAGACAGCCGCCGCGCCGACACCGCCCCCGGCGCGAACGTCACCGCCTAAAGCTACGGCGAGCGAGCAGCCAGCGAGTTCGGTATTGGCCGGACCGACGGCATCCGATTCAGTTGGAAACAACAGCCCACCGACCGAAACGGTCCAAACCGAAACGGGTTCGAGCGAAAGCGAACAGCGAGAACGTTTTCAAATTCAACGTGGCTTCGGGGTCCAACGCATCCTGGCGGATGAAAAGATCGGCTCCGTGTTGGCGATGACATTCAACGAATTTGGGCACCTACTTGTTTCCCAGGAGGGCGGCCCACTGTTGTTGGTTTATGACGACAACGATGACGACATCCCGGAGACGATTCGCACGTACTGTGACAAGGTGAATTCGTGCCAAGGAATCTTATCGCTTAACGGCCAAGTGTTTGTGACCGGTAGCGGTCCGGAAGGCCACGCGCTTTATAAATTGACCGATGCCGATCGCAACGGATCGCTGGAAAAGGTTGAAGCGATCGTCAAGTTCACCGACTGGTCCGGACGCCCTGCCAAGGCCGGTGAACACGGCGCCCATGGATTGCGTCTTGGTCCGGACGGGATGATCTATGTCGCCGTGGGAAGTCATGTCAAAGCGATCGGCAAAACTGGCGATGGCGAAACTTATCGAAACGAATACGAAGGCGACTTGCTACCGCGCTATGAAGACCCCTCCGGCCACGCTCGCGGCGTCAAAGCCCCCGGGGGAACGATCATCCGAACCAACATCGACGGCAGTGTGATCGAACGAGTCGCCGGCGGACTTCGCAATCCCTACGACGTCGTCTTTCATAGCGGCGGCGGTCTGTTCGTTCACGACGCCGACATGGAATCGGATGTCGATACGCCATGGTATCGCCCCAATGCCGTGTTCAACGTAGCCGAAGGCGGTGAATTCGGTTGGCGGACCGGTTGGGCTAAATGGCCGCAGTACTACCTCGACCGACTTCCTACGATGTTGGACACCGGGCGTGGCAGTCCGACCGGTGGTATTTGTTACGAACACTATGCGTTCCCCGTCCGATTCCAAAACACGCTGTTCCTGGCCGATTGGAGCGAAGGACGAATCCTAAACGTTCGCCTGACGCCTCGCGGAGCCAGTTACGCTGCCGAAAGCGAAGTCTTCCTGCAAGGCCAACCGCTAAACGTCACCGACCTGGAAGTCGGACCTGATGGTGCGTTGTACTTCTGCACCGGAGGGCGTTCGACCAATGGTGGTGTGTATCGTGTGATTTACAAAGGCGACGTGCCAGACCGGATGAAAAACTTGGGGAGTGGAATCGCCGCGGCGATCCGGCAACCGCAAATTGAATCCGCTTGGACACGACAAAAGATCGCTTCGATCAAACGAGAACTTGGTGACCAATGGAACCAACTCGTTGCCGGCGTGGCTTACAGCGACGACAACCCGGCGGAGTATCGCGTCCGGGCAATGATGTTGATGCAGCTTTTCGGCCCCGTTCCAAGTGAAGCGTTGCTGCTAGAATTAAGCAAAAGCAACAGCGATTTGGTCCGAGCCCAAGCAGCCTTGATGCTCGGCCGAGACCCAGGCGAAGACGGCGAACAACGATTGATCGAATTGCTCGGTGACAGTTCTTTGCCGGTCCAACGGGCGGCCTGCGAAGCGATGTTACGTGGCAAAGTCGTCCCCGATGACCTGGACGCATTGATGGATGTGATCTCCAGTGGTGACCGCACGTTGGCCTACATTGGCTGCAAAGTGCTACAGACGGTGCCAGCGGAAAAGTACCGTCAACGGGTCCTGGAAAGTGATCGCACACGTGAAGCGATTGTCGGAATGCTCGCCCTGGTGACGGTCGATCACAGCGAAGCGACGGCACTTCAAGTCCTCGAACGCACGAGCGCGTTGATGAAGGGATTCCTGAGCGACGCGGACTTCATCGATGTCCTCCGTCTCTGCCAGGTGACGTTGCATCTTAGCGGCGTTGATGCTGCGAAGCTGCGTACCTTAGCCGCCCAGGTCGCCGAAGAATTCCCGGCGGGTGAATCCCGAATTAACCACGAAGTCATTCGATTGGCAACGTACTTGAAAGCGGAGTCGCTGGCCGATCGAGCGATCGCCTATGTCGATTCGGATGCTCCCTACGAAAGTCGTACGTTGGTCGCCATGTGCCTGCAAGCGATGAGCGAAGGCTGGACAGCCAAGCAGCGGTTCGCACTGCTGAAGTTCTTCGAAAAGTCAGCGAACCGATCGACGTCCGGAGCGTTGCCGCTTTACATGATGGATGTGACGCGTGACTTCGCGTCCACACTATCGATGGATGATCTCTATGCCATCCTGGAACAGGGACATGTTTGGCAGAACGCGGCACTTGCGGCGATCTACAAAGTCGAACGTCCGATCAGTGCGGACGTGACGACGACGTTGATGAACTTGGATCGAAAACTGCGACAATCCGATGAAGAACGCGACGTCGAACGCCGGCTTCGAACCGGCATCGTCGCACTACTTGCGACCAGCGAAGAATCCAAGGCCGGCGACTACCTCCGTGAACTGTGGCGTGACGAACCAGATCGTCGTGCGATCATCGCGATGGCTTTGTCGGTGCATCCCGATGGAGAAAACTGGGACTATCTCGTCAGAAGCCTTAGTCTGGTCGACTACGAAGCGGGAATGGAAGTTGTCCGGGCACTTCGAACCGTTGAAATCGCAACAGATGATCCGACCGCCCTACGCCAGTTGGTGTTGCTGGGCTTAAAGGCAGAAGCGGACGGACGTCCCTTCAAAGCGGTCGAACAGTTACTCCAACACTGGACCGGCATGGAACGCCCCGAAGGCGATTCGGAATCGCCCGAAGGCAAGTCAAACTTGATGCAGCCGTGGCAACAGTGGTACGCCTCGGTCTATCCCGATCGACCACCGGCAGTCCTGCCAGCCGCAGATCAGTCACGTTGGGACTTTGAGGAATTGGTCGAGTACCTGGAAAGCGACGACGGACGTTCGGGCGATCCCGCGCACGGAAAACTTGCGTTCACGAAAGCGAAGTGCGCTCAATGCCACCGATTTGGAAACTTCGGCGAAGCGATCGGCCCAGACTTGTCGGGAATCGCCCGTCGATTCACCAAACGTGAGATCGTCGAATCGATTCTCTATCCGGCGCACGTCGTCAGCGATCAATATGCCAATCGCAAATTGTTGACACTCGACGGCAAGGTCTACGTCGGGATGGTCAGCGAGCAAAGTGACGGCAAATTGGTGGTCCGAGATTCCAATAACACGATGACGGTGATCGAACCGGACAACGTTGACCAGATCCTGCCGAGCAACAGCAGCATCATGCCAAGCGGCCTGATCGACAATTTGACCAAAGACGAAATCAGCGACCTAATGTCGTACATGGGTGTGGTTCCGGCCGCTGAAATCGCCGCCAAACCCTAA
- a CDS encoding YidC/Oxa1 family insertase periplasmic-domain containing protein has protein sequence MDRRTYTFLLLSAAFFFLYMSIRAQVVPPENVEENAVAEVADEDQPSNGDLDSTSQSDSSPGELSPEANDDETAIASTEGSDQWFTIGSMDPASKHQLLITLRNRGGAIERIEVTKRDSEGALAYRRVDTQTGYLGYFAGTAASKVDGVRVNVVGPGTPAAMAKSDQGNTGIKVGDIIVAVGPTAIQTPADLRDSLSKTEPGDTVTVEVLRETGPDQSPTNLVFKANLSQHPLDLVRLARDGGADQIDGNISRLSCLMTLAQVGGKRIPSGERYLKPLGEPSNQFWTASVNTADDGRQTIELETTIGSAAMGEIGGEPVRLKRSFTVSPSTYIVDMDFEVANLGSQPQDLAYRLEGANGITLEGWWYSTKISPNFSGAAARDIVYRTTADGHQLISGATLLKDERSEPEDPFHGIFASDSSDSQKDLKYIGVDAQYFAVSYLPEADESSLSGFSRAEAMIVANESAVEKHKEKAVNVSFYLNSENVRVAPGEAFKQSVRMYAGPKEPELLASHGLGDFVYYGWFSMFSSILSGLLHVLHSVVGNYALAIILLTVIVRGAMFPLSRNAAVNAQKMQELAPEMKKISEKYKDDMEGRLKAQQALQKRVGFNPLAGCLPMFLQLPIFMGLYRALSVDIELRQKPFWSPTGWASNLAAPDQFMYWGDNMIDFIAGRGTGWLGPYLNILPIVVVILFITQQKLFMPPATDEQTAMTQKMMTFMTLFMGLFFFRVPAGLCLYFIASSLWGIGERLLVKKTLPSGKHFNLDDDGDVVDALSVKKKPDGKQSLAERLVNQMQQKQPEPVPTRPNKRKRPPNRKK, from the coding sequence GTGGATCGTCGCACCTACACCTTTCTCTTGCTTTCGGCGGCATTCTTTTTCCTCTACATGTCGATCCGAGCGCAAGTTGTGCCGCCGGAAAATGTTGAAGAAAACGCGGTTGCCGAAGTGGCAGACGAAGATCAGCCATCCAACGGCGATCTTGATTCCACGTCGCAATCAGATTCTTCGCCGGGGGAACTGTCCCCCGAAGCGAATGATGACGAAACAGCAATCGCGTCAACCGAAGGAAGTGACCAGTGGTTCACGATTGGTTCGATGGATCCGGCTAGCAAGCATCAGCTGCTGATCACCCTTCGAAATCGCGGCGGGGCAATCGAACGAATCGAAGTCACCAAGCGTGATTCCGAAGGCGCGCTCGCCTATCGACGTGTCGACACCCAGACGGGATACCTGGGATATTTCGCCGGCACAGCGGCTTCGAAAGTCGACGGTGTTCGCGTCAACGTGGTCGGCCCCGGGACGCCGGCCGCGATGGCGAAATCCGATCAAGGCAACACGGGAATCAAGGTCGGTGACATTATCGTTGCCGTCGGTCCTACCGCGATTCAAACCCCTGCCGACCTACGTGACAGCCTTTCCAAAACCGAACCCGGAGACACGGTCACCGTCGAAGTCCTTCGCGAAACCGGTCCCGATCAATCACCGACCAACCTGGTTTTCAAAGCAAACCTGTCACAACACCCGCTTGACCTCGTGCGTCTGGCACGAGACGGCGGGGCAGACCAAATCGATGGGAACATCTCACGGTTGTCGTGTTTGATGACTCTTGCTCAAGTCGGCGGCAAACGGATTCCCAGCGGTGAACGGTACCTCAAACCACTGGGAGAACCGTCCAACCAATTCTGGACTGCGTCGGTGAACACCGCCGATGACGGGCGGCAAACGATCGAATTAGAAACCACGATCGGGTCCGCCGCGATGGGCGAAATCGGTGGTGAGCCGGTGAGATTGAAACGCTCGTTCACGGTGTCGCCTTCGACCTACATCGTCGACATGGACTTCGAAGTTGCTAACCTAGGGTCACAGCCTCAAGACCTCGCTTATCGGCTCGAAGGTGCCAACGGGATCACTCTCGAAGGCTGGTGGTACAGCACCAAGATCAGCCCGAACTTCAGCGGAGCCGCCGCGCGTGACATAGTTTATCGAACCACCGCCGACGGACACCAACTGATCAGCGGCGCGACGCTGCTTAAAGATGAACGCAGCGAACCCGAAGATCCGTTTCATGGCATCTTCGCTTCCGACAGCAGTGATTCGCAAAAAGACCTCAAATACATCGGTGTCGACGCACAATACTTTGCCGTCAGCTACCTTCCCGAGGCCGATGAAAGTTCGCTGAGTGGTTTTTCTCGGGCCGAAGCAATGATCGTCGCCAACGAATCGGCGGTCGAAAAGCACAAAGAGAAAGCGGTTAACGTTTCGTTCTACCTCAATAGCGAGAACGTACGCGTCGCCCCGGGCGAAGCGTTCAAGCAATCTGTCCGGATGTACGCCGGGCCCAAAGAACCCGAATTACTGGCGTCCCATGGCTTGGGTGACTTTGTCTACTACGGCTGGTTCTCGATGTTTTCATCGATCCTTTCGGGACTGCTGCACGTGCTGCATTCCGTCGTGGGCAACTATGCGTTGGCCATCATTCTGCTGACCGTGATCGTCCGAGGCGCGATGTTCCCGCTCAGCCGTAACGCGGCGGTCAATGCACAGAAGATGCAAGAACTCGCCCCGGAAATGAAGAAGATTTCCGAGAAGTATAAAGACGACATGGAAGGGCGGCTCAAAGCGCAGCAAGCGTTACAAAAACGTGTTGGCTTTAACCCTCTCGCGGGCTGTTTGCCGATGTTCTTGCAGTTGCCAATCTTCATGGGCCTTTATCGAGCATTGTCGGTCGACATCGAACTGCGACAAAAGCCGTTTTGGTCGCCGACCGGATGGGCATCCAACTTGGCCGCCCCCGATCAATTCATGTATTGGGGCGACAACATGATCGACTTCATCGCCGGACGTGGGACCGGTTGGTTGGGCCCCTACCTGAACATCCTTCCGATCGTAGTGGTGATCTTATTCATCACTCAACAAAAACTGTTCATGCCGCCGGCGACCGACGAACAGACCGCGATGACACAAAAGATGATGACCTTCATGACATTGTTCATGGGCTTGTTTTTCTTCCGTGTCCCCGCCGGTCTGTGCCTCTACTTTATCGCCAGTAGCTTGTGGGGAATCGGCGAACGCTTGCTAGTCAAAAAGACCCTGCCGTCTGGAAAGCACTTCAACCTCGACGATGATGGCGACGTGGTCGATGCCCTCAGCGTCAAAAAGAAGCCCGACGGTAAACAATCGCTCGCCGAACGCTTGGTCAATCAGATGCAACAGAAGCAACCTGAGCCGGTACCGACACGACCGAACAAGCGCAAACGACCACCGAATCGGAAAAAGTAA
- a CDS encoding FG-GAP-like repeat-containing protein, with protein sequence MGLAFVVFAGSGCDRSAPAESTDQPKAKTAQRSTGSSNKPKADADVSRDSLIERVETAQALGDIASAESTLQTLLVHDPSDAEVLFRLATIKAEQGQLGAAIELLAGIDKDDPEAGLPALGQSAAWCIQLGRYDDAERRFRQVLEVVPDFAEAHRQLAYIYNRQGRRHEAAAHLYELCRQGNVRQDELHALIVLSDAMTSDPTDSDPNSVDYSPIGAAGLARQLFSQHRYPEAADVLRDRIEEELEPPSIVAFYGRVLAEAQLDDEFARWLRKANAEVRQYAEFWAAMAIHLGTQKKWQQATRAALEALDRDPTDFRSINRLHLALKLLGRDQESQQWEQRWKTYKQVLTINNAVSETETPNIDAIEELASQLFAIDRKLEAVLWKSIEAYYRQGTSDAMNHWNQQRQQLVQAGTGTPDRDSRLLGMKLDSYPMPDLESLANTTPESDRANTDRPVALVPATFSERSQQIGLDHRYQLGPRDLRSGFTMYHQTGGGVAVTDYDLDGWPDLYFAQGAAEAPDFVADTPNQLYRSQSGQLHDVTRHSHAIDHQYTIGCTSGDWNQDGFPDIVTSNIGTSYLWLNQGDGSFRSMPLPSTDSVQQMPSSIAIADLNRDHVPDLIELNYLNDPAISLLPERQPDGAVIEAVGPADFAPATDRIGLNDGAGGVQLLPIGAPNADHHHGLGVVITDFDGKPGNEIFVGNDKSANQFWILDDQSNRWADVAPINGTAFSYGGAETASMGIAAADFDQNGAIDLQITNFQNESVCLYLGRDGAYQDRAFQYRLGVPSRSVLGFGTQAIDYDNNGLPDLVVTNGHIDDYVKMSGPYRQQPQLFANLGDRFELAPVTESSVSESENQSPDYWNQAHLGRSLAMLDFNRDGRNDFVITHMADPSAILVNETKSNHHCIQLQLIGVESERDAIGAKVTLYHNGRQSAAWVTAGDGYLCKNEAMIAFGLGQTEQIDRIEVLWPSGKQQSFSNVPVDCRLVLTENAPAPFLLHRFGATDRDAEPADY encoded by the coding sequence GTGGGTTTAGCGTTTGTCGTCTTCGCTGGATCAGGTTGCGATCGATCGGCCCCCGCGGAATCAACGGACCAGCCCAAGGCAAAGACCGCACAGCGTTCGACAGGGTCGTCGAACAAGCCGAAAGCCGACGCCGATGTCTCCCGCGACTCATTGATCGAAAGAGTCGAGACGGCGCAAGCTTTGGGTGACATTGCGTCTGCCGAATCGACCCTGCAAACGCTTCTTGTGCATGACCCAAGCGACGCCGAAGTGCTTTTTCGACTTGCGACAATCAAGGCGGAACAGGGGCAATTAGGGGCAGCGATCGAATTACTCGCTGGCATCGACAAAGACGATCCCGAAGCGGGTCTGCCGGCGCTGGGGCAATCGGCTGCTTGGTGCATACAACTGGGACGCTATGACGACGCGGAGCGGCGGTTTCGCCAAGTGCTGGAAGTGGTACCGGACTTTGCCGAAGCACATCGCCAACTGGCGTACATTTATAATCGGCAGGGGCGTCGTCATGAAGCCGCGGCGCATCTCTACGAACTCTGTCGTCAAGGGAACGTTCGTCAAGATGAACTGCATGCACTCATTGTGCTCAGCGATGCGATGACCAGTGACCCGACGGATTCTGACCCAAACTCGGTCGACTACAGCCCGATCGGTGCGGCCGGACTGGCGCGACAACTGTTTTCCCAACATCGCTATCCCGAAGCAGCCGATGTGCTTCGCGATCGCATCGAAGAAGAACTCGAACCACCTTCGATCGTCGCCTTTTATGGTCGTGTCTTAGCCGAGGCACAGCTTGATGACGAATTCGCGCGATGGCTGCGTAAAGCGAACGCCGAGGTGCGGCAGTATGCAGAATTTTGGGCTGCGATGGCGATCCATCTCGGGACGCAAAAGAAATGGCAGCAGGCAACGCGTGCGGCATTGGAAGCTCTCGATCGAGACCCAACGGACTTTCGATCGATCAATCGTCTACACCTGGCGTTGAAATTATTGGGTCGTGATCAAGAAAGCCAGCAGTGGGAACAACGCTGGAAAACGTACAAGCAAGTGCTCACGATTAACAACGCCGTCTCGGAAACGGAAACACCAAACATCGATGCGATCGAAGAACTTGCTTCGCAACTATTTGCGATCGACCGCAAACTCGAAGCGGTGCTCTGGAAATCGATCGAGGCCTACTATCGGCAGGGCACGTCAGACGCGATGAACCACTGGAACCAGCAGCGACAACAGTTGGTTCAAGCCGGAACGGGCACGCCTGACAGAGACAGTCGTCTGCTGGGAATGAAACTTGACTCGTATCCGATGCCCGATCTGGAGTCATTGGCTAACACGACACCCGAGTCGGACCGGGCAAACACCGATCGGCCAGTCGCCCTCGTGCCGGCAACGTTTTCGGAACGTTCGCAACAAATCGGACTCGACCATCGCTACCAACTCGGACCTCGCGATTTGCGATCCGGATTCACGATGTATCACCAAACCGGTGGTGGCGTCGCGGTGACTGACTATGACCTAGACGGCTGGCCGGATTTGTATTTCGCCCAGGGTGCCGCCGAAGCACCTGACTTTGTTGCCGATACCCCCAATCAGTTGTATCGATCGCAGTCAGGACAACTTCATGATGTCACGCGTCATTCCCACGCGATTGACCACCAGTACACCATCGGATGTACGTCGGGCGATTGGAACCAAGATGGATTCCCAGACATCGTCACTTCCAACATCGGAACCAGCTATTTGTGGCTTAACCAGGGCGATGGTTCGTTTCGATCGATGCCACTTCCGTCGACCGACAGTGTGCAACAAATGCCATCGTCGATCGCGATCGCGGACCTAAACCGGGATCACGTACCGGACCTGATCGAGCTGAATTATTTGAATGACCCCGCCATTTCGTTGCTTCCCGAACGTCAGCCCGACGGAGCTGTGATCGAGGCGGTTGGCCCGGCCGACTTCGCCCCCGCTACCGATCGCATCGGCCTGAACGACGGAGCCGGTGGTGTCCAGCTTTTGCCGATCGGCGCGCCAAACGCCGACCATCATCACGGGTTGGGCGTAGTTATCACAGACTTCGATGGTAAACCCGGAAATGAGATTTTCGTTGGCAACGATAAGTCAGCCAATCAATTTTGGATCCTTGATGATCAGTCAAACCGATGGGCAGATGTCGCCCCGATTAACGGAACGGCATTTTCCTATGGCGGGGCGGAAACGGCCAGTATGGGAATCGCTGCGGCGGACTTCGATCAGAACGGAGCGATCGATCTGCAAATCACAAACTTTCAAAACGAAAGCGTCTGTCTGTATCTCGGTCGTGACGGCGCCTACCAAGACCGCGCCTTTCAATACCGACTGGGTGTCCCAAGTCGATCGGTGCTGGGATTCGGCACCCAAGCGATCGACTACGACAACAACGGTTTACCAGACTTGGTCGTGACGAACGGTCATATCGACGACTATGTCAAAATGAGTGGCCCGTACCGTCAGCAACCACAACTTTTTGCAAACCTTGGCGACCGATTTGAATTAGCGCCGGTGACCGAATCGTCCGTCAGTGAATCTGAAAATCAATCGCCCGACTATTGGAATCAGGCACATCTGGGCCGCTCGCTCGCGATGCTGGACTTTAATCGCGACGGCCGAAATGATTTTGTGATCACTCACATGGCCGATCCCTCCGCAATCCTTGTCAACGAAACAAAATCCAATCACCACTGTATCCAGTTGCAACTGATCGGCGTGGAAAGCGAGCGCGATGCGATCGGTGCCAAAGTGACCTTGTATCACAATGGGCGGCAGTCTGCCGCGTGGGTCACTGCGGGTGATGGCTACTTGTGCAAGAACGAAGCGATGATTGCGTTCGGATTGGGACAAACCGAACAGATCGATCGCATCGAAGTGCTTTGGCCCAGTGGCAAACAACAATCCTTTTCGAACGTTCCGGTCGATTGCCGTCTCGTGCTGACGGAGAACGCCCCCGCCCCTTTTCTATTGCATCGGTTCGGTGCCACCGACAGGGACGCCGAACCGGCTGATTACTAG